In Ipomoea triloba cultivar NCNSP0323 chromosome 15, ASM357664v1, one genomic interval encodes:
- the LOC116005638 gene encoding uncharacterized protein LOC116005638 — MPLRRSTESQSAREDDIPTNAELAQAVRQLAQLTQAIGDRMLQNPQRNGNGNDMAKLVAGRNPLIFLGQEDPLVLEEWMRVFDKLFDALNYPTERHVDISIYYLQQRADIWWAAAGPTLRQSPAFGWEDFKDALREKFYPEHVRTAKYDEFLHLRQGNRSV; from the coding sequence ATGCCTCTAAGAAGATCCACGGAAAGCCAAAGTGCTCGGGAAGATGATATTCCCACTAACGCTGAGTTGGCTCAGGCTGTGAGACAGCTAGCTCAGTTGACCCAGGCAATTGGAGATCGAATGCTCCAAAATCCTCAAAGGAATGGAAACGGGAATGATATGGCTAAGTTAGTGGCTGGGCGAAATCCTCTCATTTTCTTAGGGCAAGAAGACCCATTGGTGCTAGAAGAATGGATGCGAGTATTCGACAAGCTGTTCGATGCTCTCAACTATCCTACTGAGCGACATGTGGATATTTCTATTTACTACCTTCAACAGCGAGCCGACATTTGGTGGGCTGCAGCTGGTCCGACCCTACGTCAATCGCCAGCTTTTGGATGGGAAGATTTCAAGGATGCTTTGAGGGAGAAATTTTACCCTGAACATGTTAGGACGGCCAAGTACGATGAATTCCTTCATCTGCGTCAAGGAAATAGGTCGGTTTAG
- the LOC116005639 gene encoding uncharacterized protein LOC116005639: MAIKEFYANLMPTVKEARSSQYGRVWLQNKYYNFSPTTINIYLGIDADDIEDPDIDVNMLTKVIAGGTYSYWPTETNMLPAKSLTTKYAILHKIAMTNWLPSEHRGALNLQMENLIYKIGKGIPINLGNLIFKQVVSFRDPATKENKTFRPNASEPMEGPKVRLIDARLKQGSHVLDIYPEHRSNSAQPLAIGHSQTSQLTAQLLDKSIQDLNTIIQILVEKREVEMQLREELRLREQEMIATTQTAEPAQSAEPAEGNPIVAENVLTSQEAVSSESD; the protein is encoded by the exons ATGGCCATCAAGGAGTTTTATGCAAATCTCATGCCCACTGTCAAGGAAGCAAGGTCATCCCAATATGGGCGTGTCTGGCTGCAgaacaaatattacaatttcTCACCTACTACCATAAACATCTATCTTGGTATTGATGCAGATGATATTGAGGATCCTGACATTGATGTGAATATGCTCACAAAGGTCATCGCCGGAGGGACCTACAGTTACTGGCCTACTGAAACCAACATGCTGCCTGCAAAATCGCTTACTACCAAGTATGCCATCCTGCACAAAATTGCAATGACTAACTGGCTGCCAAGTGAGCATAGAGGTGCACTGAATCTTCAAATGGAGAATTTGATCTACAAAATTGGTAAGGGCATTCCGATTAACCTGGGCAATCTCATTTTCAAACAAGTGGTCAGCTTTAGAGATCCTGCTACCAAGGAAAACAAG ACCTTCCGACCTAATGCTAGTGAGCCAATGGAGGGACCAAAAGTCAGACTGATAGACGCTCGCCTCAAACAAGGGTCGCATGTACTGGATATTTATCCTGAACACAGAAGCAACTCTGCACAACCTCTAGCCATTGGTCATTCACAAACAAGCCAGCTGACTGCTCAGCTCTTAGATAAGAGCATCCAAGACTTAAACACGATCATTCAAATCTTGGTTGAGAAAAGGGAAGTTGAAATGCAACTACGTGAAGAGTTAAGGCTAAGGGAGCAAGAGATGATAGCTACTACACAAACTGCTGAACCTGCACAATCTGCTGAACCTGCTGAGGGAAACCCAATTGTTGCTGAGAATGTTCTGACCAGCCAGGAGGCTGTGTCATCAGAATCTGATTGa